A stretch of DNA from Candidatus Cloacimonas sp.:
GCTCCAAAATGAGGGCTAACTGTTGTTAGGGGAGGAGTTGTTGCAGAGGGATTGAAAACTATATAAGACATTGGTTCTCCTGAACCCGGAAAATCAATATCGGTAAGCTCTGCAGTAGGTGCATGATCTAAATCTCTCAAATTCCAGGGAATAAAAGTAGTTACAAAATCTGGATAATCCTCAAATCCATCTCCAAAAATCTGTTCTGCCAGCTGAAAATTGACTACTGCTTCCACAACTGCAGGTTCCGATTCACCTCCCGGGGAAACGGAAGTAACATTATATAAATAGATGGCGTTAGCTAACCCAGCATCGGTGTAAGTTATTGTTTCTTCGTCGTTAATGGTTGCAATCAAAGCTCCGTCTCTATAAATTTTATAGCCGGTAACATTCTTTGAGCTATTGGTAGAGGATTTATTACTGGTAAATAAATCATTCTTTACATATAGATAGTTGTTCTGAGAGTTAAGATTTACCGAGATAAACTGTTTGGCGGGTGCACCAAACTGAGCAAAAGCTCTCAGTGACCAATTGTAAGGTTTATCGGGTGCAATTTGGGTTAAGGTTTGCCAAGCTCCTTGCAGATAGATCATATTACCTTTACCTTCTATTTGCGGACCCTGATCGGCTCCTGCAGGTGAACCACCCTGGGTATTGCATTCATAACCGTAATAAAGTTCACCTGTTGCAGGAATAGGAATATGAGCAGTTAAGAAAACTGTATTCCATTCATTTAAAACAGGATTTTGCACAACCTGGGAATGAACAAGCGTCCCGGCATTAGTAGCGGAACCACCGGTCCAAATCTTCATAGTATAGGTGCAACTGGAATATTTGGGTATAAATTCCATGCGGGTTATTGAGCATCCCAGATAAGGAATAAGGTCTTCATGAGTCCAGCGGTGAGCTACATCAAAAACAATAGGAGAATTAGTGCCGATGGCATTACCGGTCGTCATATCAGTCCAGGTTATCCAATTTCCTTCAGGATTATTCCAGTTTAGAATTACATCTCGTTCCACTACAGTAGCTGTAAGATTTATTGGCGGCAAAATAACTGGAGCCACATCTGCCATAACTGTATTAGTAGGTAATGATTCTCCGGAAGTGTATAAGGCAGTTACATAATAACTGTAAAAACCGGAACTGAGACCAATATCATCATAAAAAAGCGAATCGGGAGAAGTAGTGGAAATTAAAGCTGAATTACGATAAACCTTATAACCTAATAGAGCTCTTGATTCCACAGGAGCATTCCAGGCAAGATGAACATCAAAACCGTTAATGGTTGCAGTTAAATTATTCGGAGGATTGAGTATTTCTACCCAAACGGAGATTGAAACTGTATCCAGATAAAGGAAGAACATATTGGGCTGGCTATAGCCCTTAAAGGCAAAATAATAAACGCCACTGGAAGATGGTGTAACAATCACTTCTTCTGGTGTGAAGGTAGTATTGATGATATTATCATTACTATAAATTTCATTTGTCAAACCAGCAACGGTAGGTGCATTTCCCCAATACAGAGCAAGTTTTTCCGGCAATAAATTACTGGAGGCACGATAAAAGAATTTTATTTTATAGTTTGTGCCTTGCGTAAGTTGCATTGGAGGTAAAATTAACCAGTCGTTCATCACTAAACTTTCACTAAAGCGAATTCTTGCACTATTGGGTAGAGAATGGGCAAGCTCACTATTGGTAACCCAAGTATAATTATCGTTATTGGCATTAAGGGTGAACCAGCCGGTAGGTAAAGCTGGAGGCGTTACAGTATCAAAATTCTCACTCCAGGGAAAAGTAGAGACAGTAGGATCTGCCAAAGTAGTAAAACTCCAAACAGGACAGTTCAACGCATCTCCAAAAGTGTTATAGGGAACTATCTTCCAATAATACATAGTGCTGTAAGAAAAATCCTCAGGATTATATACAGTTCCTGTTTGGGTAGTTCCATTAACGATATTGGAAGGAGGATTATCTGTTCCCAAATAAACCTTATAGCCATCAATTATTCCACCACCTGCAGCCCAGGATAGATTGGCATAAATGGAAACATTAACAGCATTATTAGCTGGAATAGGATTTTGAGCGGCAGTTGGGGGCTCACCTGTAACGGGAGGAGTAAAAACAAAAGTTAAACCATTAGGAGGAAAAACAGTTGCGCTTAAAGTGCAAAAATTGTTATTGGCAGTTCCAGCATTGGTATTAGCCCAATCCGTTGATGTTGTCCGGTTATTAAAATCGGTATTGGAATTGCCTCTAATACCAACCTGGATAGCCGCATTGGTAGAAGATGTAACGGTAGAAAAAGGACCGTATATATAACAGACCTTGTTGCCGTTTTCCTGCAGCTGAATTTGAAAACTGAAATCATCATTTGCAGTCGCAGTAACAGCCCGCCGATAATGTAACCACTGAACGGTGAAAACACGGTTGGGTGCAGTTCCACTGCAGAGAGACATCAAAGAACCTGTATCGCGTGATTTTAGATCACGATTTAATCCGGCGGCAATATTATTGGTTCCCGTAGCGGCACTTATTGCTGTATTACTTGTTACTACTGTATCACCCATAGCAATAAAACCATTGGTGGCAATACTGATTGTAGTATAATCCACCTCGTTAAAATTGAAAGTAAAACCAATAGGTATAGCCAAAAAGCACTCATTATCATTAGTATTAGTTCCGTGAATAGTGCCTCCGGTTATTTCAGTAAAAGTTCCCGCAGTTGAAGAAAACGAATATTCATTCACTGTTGCCCAGGCACTAAGTGCCGAAACTAATAAGAGCAACTCCAAAAATAATAATTTGCTCGTGCGCATAATAAACTCCTTTACTATGATGTTGCTATCGCTTATTCCTTTATGAACATTAATATTCTTGGTAAAAACGGAGACCGAATTTACATTTATACACTATATAAGAGTATTAAAATTGTGTCAAGGGAAAAAGCGTTTTATTCCATCGGGAAAAATATATACCCGCAAATTTTCCTGATTTCACAGATAAAAAAGCTCTCACCGATAATATATATATCATATTGAAAAGACATAAAAGGAAAATAAGGTTTAGAATGCTGAGAAGGTTTAGAGGGCTGAGAAGGTTTAGAAGGTTGAGATCTAAAAATTGATGATAAATCCTTTGCCCTTCACTCTTTGCCCTCTGCCAAAAGCCCCTAAGGGCGACACTAAAATAGCGATGGTGGCGTAAGCCCCTCGGGAAATGTAAGCTACAGTATTTTTTATCCTTTTCCCCCTTTCCTGAAAGCCCCTTAGGGCGATACTAAAATAGCGACGGTGGCGTAAGCCCCTCGGGAAAATAATGTTATTC
This window harbors:
- a CDS encoding choice-of-anchor J domain-containing protein; protein product: MRTSKLLFLELLLLVSALSAWATVNEYSFSSTAGTFTEITGGTIHGTNTNDNECFLAIPIGFTFNFNEVDYTTISIATNGFIAMGDTVVTSNTAISAATGTNNIAAGLNRDLKSRDTGSLMSLCSGTAPNRVFTVQWLHYRRAVTATANDDFSFQIQLQENGNKVCYIYGPFSTVTSSTNAAIQVGIRGNSNTDFNNRTTSTDWANTNAGTANNNFCTLSATVFPPNGLTFVFTPPVTGEPPTAAQNPIPANNAVNVSIYANLSWAAGGGIIDGYKVYLGTDNPPSNIVNGTTQTGTVYNPEDFSYSTMYYWKIVPYNTFGDALNCPVWSFTTLADPTVSTFPWSENFDTVTPPALPTGWFTLNANNDNYTWVTNSELAHSLPNSARIRFSESLVMNDWLILPPMQLTQGTNYKIKFFYRASSNLLPEKLALYWGNAPTVAGLTNEIYSNDNIINTTFTPEEVIVTPSSSGVYYFAFKGYSQPNMFFLYLDTVSISVWVEILNPPNNLTATINGFDVHLAWNAPVESRALLGYKVYRNSALISTTSPDSLFYDDIGLSSGFYSYYVTALYTSGESLPTNTVMADVAPVILPPINLTATVVERDVILNWNNPEGNWITWTDMTTGNAIGTNSPIVFDVAHRWTHEDLIPYLGCSITRMEFIPKYSSCTYTMKIWTGGSATNAGTLVHSQVVQNPVLNEWNTVFLTAHIPIPATGELYYGYECNTQGGSPAGADQGPQIEGKGNMIYLQGAWQTLTQIAPDKPYNWSLRAFAQFGAPAKQFISVNLNSQNNYLYVKNDLFTSNKSSTNSSKNVTGYKIYRDGALIATINDEETITYTDAGLANAIYLYNVTSVSPGGESEPAVVEAVVNFQLAEQIFGDGFEDYPDFVTTFIPWNLRDLDHAPTAELTDIDFPGSGEPMSYIVFNPSATTPPLTTVSPHFGAKMLASFSALTPPNNDWVITPRVHLGTDSSVKFYARSFPGSNSLDRFRVGVCTVSAIIIPGFQIVSGVTDVEAPNNWNEYVYDLSQYDGQNVYIGIRCVSNSAIAFLVDDFSVHSNGGYIVDNDDPVAPSFVNDLKGNYPNPFNPETTISFCNATKGIVAIDIYNIKGQLVRKLLNTTLDAGYHKIVFDGKDESGKSIASGMYFYKMQTGKFSSIRKMILMK